A single window of Patescibacteria group bacterium DNA harbors:
- the rplT gene encoding 50S ribosomal protein L20, with product MVRVKRGTTAHKRRKRVLKLTKGYRWGRKSKYRLAKDALVHAWTHAFRDRKNKKRTFRGLWQIQINAAAREKGISYSRFTNLLKKNKIELNRKILAELGQKHPKIFEKIVEKVVIKKQTKKTA from the coding sequence ATGGTTAGAGTAAAAAGAGGAACAACGGCGCATAAAAGAAGGAAAAGAGTTTTAAAACTTACCAAAGGATATCGCTGGGGGAGAAAATCAAAATATAGATTAGCCAAAGATGCTTTGGTCCATGCATGGACTCATGCTTTTAGAGATAGAAAAAATAAAAAAAGAACTTTTAGAGGTTTATGGCAAATCCAAATTAATGCTGCAGCTCGGGAAAAGGGAATTTCATACAGTAGATTTACCAATCTTTTGAAAAAAAACAAAATTGAACTTAATAGGAAAATATTAGCAGAACTAGGACAAAAACATCCTAAAATATTTGAAAAGATTGTTGAAAAGGTAGTTATTAAAAAACAAACTAAAAAAACCGCCTAA
- the rpmI gene encoding 50S ribosomal protein L35 has product MKAKTKKAILKRFKITKTGKVLRRAVGLCHYRAKKSGKKIRQKRKLVPLAECEAKKIKKLLKYSK; this is encoded by the coding sequence ATGAAAGCAAAAACAAAAAAAGCAATATTAAAAAGATTTAAAATTACAAAAACAGGAAAGGTCTTAAGAAGAGCTGTCGGGCTTTGTCATTACAGAGCAAAGAAATCAGGGAAGAAAATAAGGCAAAAAAGAAAGCTTGTCCCTTTGGCAGAATGTGAAGCTAAGAAAATTAAAAAACTACTTAAATATTCCAAATAA
- the infC gene encoding translation initiation factor IF-3 gives MKKRPRVNIQIRAREVRLIDESGKQLGVVAFEEAFQMAKGRGLDLVQVTEKVDPPVCKIIDYGKYLYRLQKKEKDKKTQKTSEIKGIRLRFNISEHDLETRANQAEKFLKKGKIVKIEMILRGREKGLTHFAREKISHFMEVLSSKIPVRVERDLKRAPNKLMMIVSADQSQEAENKKKEQEKK, from the coding sequence TTGAAAAAAAGACCAAGAGTAAATATTCAAATAAGGGCAAGAGAAGTAAGGCTGATTGATGAATCAGGAAAGCAACTAGGAGTTGTTGCTTTTGAAGAAGCGTTCCAAATGGCTAAGGGGCGCGGTTTAGATTTAGTGCAGGTTACTGAAAAAGTTGATCCTCCAGTATGTAAAATTATAGATTATGGAAAATATCTCTACAGACTTCAGAAAAAAGAAAAAGATAAAAAAACCCAAAAAACAAGCGAGATTAAGGGAATAAGGCTAAGGTTTAATATATCTGAACATGATTTAGAAACCAGGGCCAACCAAGCAGAAAAATTTTTAAAAAAAGGGAAAATTGTAAAAATTGAAATGATTTTAAGGGGAAGGGAAAAAGGACTAACTCATTTTGCAAGAGAAAAGATAAGTCATTTCATGGAGGTTTTAAGTTCAAAAATTCCGGTAAGGGTCGAAAGAGACTTAAAAAGAGCACCAAACAAACTTATGATGATTGTTTCAGCTGATCAATCTCAGGAAGCAGAAAACAAGAAAAAAGAACAAGAGAAAAAATAG
- the smpB gene encoding SsrA-binding protein SmpB: protein MKVITENKKAYFNYEILEKFEAGIVLIGQEVKSIKLGRINLAGAYVILREEEVFLVGANVPPYQPKNAPKNYNSKRARKLLLTKKEIKYLIGKSRQKGLTMIPLMIYTRKGKIKIEFGLGKGKRKIDKRESIKKREIEREIRRNIGREFH from the coding sequence ATGAAAGTAATTACTGAAAATAAAAAAGCATATTTTAATTATGAAATCCTGGAGAAATTTGAAGCAGGCATTGTTTTGATCGGCCAGGAAGTAAAATCAATAAAATTAGGCAGGATTAACTTAGCTGGAGCTTATGTTATTTTAAGGGAAGAAGAGGTGTTTCTAGTAGGAGCCAATGTTCCTCCTTATCAGCCTAAAAATGCACCAAAAAACTATAATTCAAAGCGAGCTAGAAAGCTTCTTTTAACTAAAAAGGAAATTAAATATTTAATAGGAAAATCAAGGCAAAAAGGTTTGACAATGATACCTTTGATGATTTATACTAGGAAGGGCAAAATAAAGATAGAATTTGGATTAGGAAAAGGAAAAAGAAAGATTGATAAAAGGGAATCAATTAAAAAACGTGAAATTGAAAGAGAAATTAGGAGAAATATAGGAAGAGAATTCCATTAA
- a CDS encoding hydroxymethylglutaryl-CoA reductase, degradative — protein MNNKKSSRIPGFFKLNSNEKLKIVQEFTDLTDKELEIIKKGFLDSDTRDKMSENVIGTYSLPYSIAVNFLINDRDYLVPMVTEEPSVVAAACYGAKLLRDNGGIKAESLENLMIGQIYLTDISSIEKASQDILKNKKEIIELGNSRKSDLLSLGGGVRDLEIKVFKNTNIGDFLRIHLFIDTKDAMGANTINTIVEVVAPLLEKITDSKALLKIVSNLADKRLAKAKGIVKKESLITKDFKGEEVIENIVKAQAIAENDIYRAVTNNKGILNGMGAVTLATGNDWRALEAGAHGYAASSERYMPLVKWNKDENNDLVGEIIVPIAVGVVGGVIQSHPVSKLSLKILNIKTASELACVIASVGLSQNLAALRALVSEGIQEGHMRLHAKLMEKDD, from the coding sequence ATGAATAACAAGAAAAGTAGCAGAATTCCTGGTTTTTTCAAACTAAATAGTAATGAAAAATTAAAGATTGTTCAAGAATTTACTGATTTAACTGACAAGGAGCTGGAAATCATTAAAAAAGGATTTTTAGATTCAGACACAAGAGACAAGATGTCCGAAAACGTTATTGGCACTTATTCTTTGCCCTATTCAATTGCTGTTAATTTTTTAATAAATGACAGAGATTATCTTGTGCCAATGGTCACTGAAGAGCCCTCTGTAGTTGCCGCAGCTTGCTATGGGGCAAAGCTTTTAAGAGATAATGGAGGGATTAAAGCTGAAAGTCTAGAAAATCTAATGATAGGACAGATTTATTTAACTGATATAAGCAGTATTGAAAAAGCTAGTCAAGATATTTTAAAAAATAAAAAAGAAATAATAGAACTTGGTAATTCTAGAAAATCTGATTTATTAAGTTTAGGAGGCGGTGTCAGAGATTTAGAAATAAAAGTTTTTAAAAATACAAATATTGGAGATTTTTTAAGAATTCATTTGTTTATAGATACAAAAGATGCAATGGGAGCAAATACTATTAATACAATAGTTGAAGTTGTGGCTCCTTTACTTGAAAAAATTACTGATTCAAAAGCGCTTTTAAAAATTGTTTCCAATCTGGCTGACAAAAGACTTGCCAAAGCCAAAGGGATTGTTAAAAAAGAATCTTTAATAACAAAAGATTTTAAAGGAGAGGAAGTGATTGAAAACATTGTCAAAGCTCAAGCTATTGCTGAAAATGATATTTATAGGGCTGTAACAAATAACAAAGGTATTTTAAACGGAATGGGAGCAGTGACATTGGCTACTGGAAATGACTGGAGAGCACTTGAGGCAGGAGCACATGGTTATGCAGCAAGCTCAGAAAGATATATGCCTTTAGTCAAATGGAATAAAGATGAAAATAATGATTTAGTTGGTGAAATAATAGTTCCAATAGCAGTAGGTGTTGTGGGTGGAGTAATCCAATCTCATCCAGTAAGCAAGCTGTCTTTAAAAATTTTAAACATTAAAACAGCTTCAGAATTAGCTTGCGTCATAGCTTCTGTTGGCCTGTCTCAGAATCTGGCAGCTTTAAGAGCTTTAGTCTCTGAGGGGATTCAAGAAGGTCATATGAGGCTTCATGCTAAACTAATGGAAAAAGATGATTAA
- the argS gene encoding arginine--tRNA ligase, producing the protein MIKQKIKDLIKDSIKKLQKSKEFAGFDVGEIKVEIPEKEIHGDYSTNIAMIIAKKTNKNPIETAELLTENFKTEISNLFERIKIVKPGFINFFISEKYLQDQIKEILKKKEKFGQLNIGKNKKIQVEFISANPTGPLTLGNARGGAVGDVLANVLKKAGYKTEKAYYINDYGMQILTLGHSVLKDDKAQYKGDYIDYLNKKNKSKDPYKVGEKAAKIIVKEMIKKTTDNFGIKYDEWTSETSFYKSKAVDKVLERLKKKGLIYEKEGALWFKSKKFGDQRDRVVVKEDGWKTYLAGDIAYHEYKFNKKKFDKVINVWGADHFGDILGLQAAVEAIGHKGKLDIIILQFVTLFEKGKQLKMSKRKGTYVTVDELLEEVGKDVARFFFLNKSSDTHLNFDLELAKEQSQKNPVYYVQYAYARICSILKKVKASEVKLDYSLLKHDSEISLIKQLLKFPEIIEDISKDYQVQKLPQYTIDLAVIFHRFYHDCKVLTEDEVLQKARLNLVLATKNVFKNTFDLMGISAPEKM; encoded by the coding sequence ATGATTAAACAAAAAATTAAGGATTTAATAAAGGATTCGATTAAGAAACTTCAAAAAAGTAAAGAGTTCGCCGGTTTTGATGTTGGGGAAATTAAAGTTGAGATTCCTGAAAAAGAAATCCATGGTGATTATTCAACTAATATTGCAATGATAATTGCAAAAAAAACAAACAAAAATCCAATAGAAACAGCAGAATTATTGACTGAAAATTTTAAGACTGAAATATCAAATTTGTTTGAAAGAATTAAAATAGTAAAACCAGGCTTTATTAATTTTTTTATTTCAGAGAAGTATTTACAAGATCAAATCAAAGAAATTTTAAAGAAAAAAGAAAAGTTTGGACAGCTTAACATTGGAAAAAACAAAAAAATTCAGGTTGAGTTTATTTCTGCCAATCCAACAGGGCCTTTAACTTTAGGTAATGCTAGAGGCGGAGCAGTTGGTGATGTTTTGGCTAATGTTTTGAAAAAAGCAGGCTATAAAACAGAAAAAGCATATTATATTAATGATTATGGGATGCAGATTTTAACTTTAGGACATTCGGTTTTAAAAGATGATAAAGCTCAGTATAAAGGAGATTACATTGATTATTTGAATAAAAAAAATAAAAGCAAAGATCCTTATAAAGTGGGAGAAAAGGCGGCCAAGATTATTGTTAAGGAAATGATCAAGAAGACTACTGACAATTTTGGCATTAAATATGATGAGTGGACTTCAGAAACAAGCTTTTATAAATCTAAAGCAGTTGATAAGGTTTTGGAAAGATTAAAGAAAAAAGGATTAATTTATGAAAAAGAAGGCGCTTTATGGTTTAAGTCTAAAAAGTTTGGCGATCAAAGAGACAGAGTTGTTGTTAAAGAAGATGGGTGGAAAACATATTTAGCTGGAGACATAGCTTATCATGAATATAAATTTAATAAAAAAAAGTTTGATAAAGTAATTAATGTTTGGGGTGCTGATCATTTTGGGGATATTCTTGGTCTTCAAGCAGCAGTTGAAGCTATTGGTCATAAAGGCAAGCTTGATATTATTATTCTTCAATTTGTTACTCTTTTTGAGAAAGGAAAACAATTGAAAATGTCAAAAAGAAAAGGAACTTATGTTACTGTTGATGAATTATTAGAAGAGGTTGGTAAAGATGTGGCAAGATTCTTTTTCTTAAACAAATCATCAGATACTCATTTGAATTTTGATTTAGAATTAGCAAAAGAACAGTCACAAAAAAATCCAGTTTATTATGTACAATATGCTTATGCCAGAATTTGCAGTATTTTGAAAAAAGTAAAAGCAAGTGAAGTGAAACTTGATTATTCTTTACTAAAACACGACTCTGAGATTTCCTTAATAAAACAACTTCTCAAATTCCCAGAGATTATTGAAGATATTAGTAAAGATTATCAGGTTCAGAAGTTGCCTCAATATACAATTGATTTAGCAGTAATATTTCACAGATTTTATCATGACTGTAAAGTTTTGACTGAAGATGAAGTTTTACAAAAAGCAAGGTTGAATTTAGTTTTAGCTACAAAAAACGTATTTAAGAATACATTTGATCTAATGGGGATTTCAGCGCCTGAGAAGATGTAA